One stretch of Hemibagrus wyckioides isolate EC202008001 linkage group LG01, SWU_Hwy_1.0, whole genome shotgun sequence DNA includes these proteins:
- the LOC131360685 gene encoding uncharacterized protein LOC131360685 isoform X2: MEPLSDHRAPSVGFFLIAFSSFLAIIPLPPALFQVQRDLEWAGEIIGPSLSAFGFLWLSEDHWTAHVLLIGSSLLPMLSNWLSEDCLMIMTRCVSLSALSCALTVCLFAASGTGVVGSIALSLPALVAPKVRVSSLASLISSQGTGGLLGWSLKVSMAVGCWTTKTALDTFLHDLKGWD; the protein is encoded by the exons ATGGAACCATTATCC gACCACCGAGCTCCATCAGTAGGTTTTTTCCTCATCGCATTCTCTTCATTTCTGGCTATTATCCCTCTGCCCCCAGCTCTATTTCAGGTCCAGAGAGATCTAGAATGGGCAGGTGAGATCATCGGTCCTTCCCTGTCTGCCTTCGGCTTTTTATGGCTCAGTGAAGATCATTGGACTGCCCATGTACTCCTGATTGGTTCTTCGCTTCTTCCGATGCTCTCCAATTGGCTCTCGGAGGACTGCTTGATGATCATGACACGCTGTGTGTCCTTGTCAGCTCTCTCGTGTGCTCTGACAGTGTGTCTGTTTGCTGCCAGTGGGACTGGTGTGGTGGGCAGCATAGCCCTCAGCCTTCCAGCTCTTGTTGCCCCCAAGGTCAGAGTCAGCAGCCTGGCCTCTCTGATATCTTCACAGGGAACCGGAGGGCTGTTGGGGTGGAGTCTGAAAGTCTCCATGGCTGTAGGGTGCTGGACAACTAAGACAGCTTTAGACACATTTCTTCATGATCTAAAGGGCTGGGACTGA
- the LOC131360685 gene encoding uncharacterized protein LOC131360685 isoform X1 yields MDFVRELIPVSANIVLLLSALPAAFHLFRDHRAPSVGFFLIAFSSFLAIIPLPPALFQVQRDLEWAGEIIGPSLSAFGFLWLSEDHWTAHVLLIGSSLLPMLSNWLSEDCLMIMTRCVSLSALSCALTVCLFAASGTGVVGSIALSLPALVAPKVRVSSLASLISSQGTGGLLGWSLKVSMAVGCWTTKTALDTFLHDLKGWD; encoded by the exons ATGGACTTTGTACGCGAGTTGATCCCAGTCTCTGCAAACATTGTTCTGTTGCTCTCAGCTCTGCCTGCTGCTTTTCACCTGTTCagg gACCACCGAGCTCCATCAGTAGGTTTTTTCCTCATCGCATTCTCTTCATTTCTGGCTATTATCCCTCTGCCCCCAGCTCTATTTCAGGTCCAGAGAGATCTAGAATGGGCAGGTGAGATCATCGGTCCTTCCCTGTCTGCCTTCGGCTTTTTATGGCTCAGTGAAGATCATTGGACTGCCCATGTACTCCTGATTGGTTCTTCGCTTCTTCCGATGCTCTCCAATTGGCTCTCGGAGGACTGCTTGATGATCATGACACGCTGTGTGTCCTTGTCAGCTCTCTCGTGTGCTCTGACAGTGTGTCTGTTTGCTGCCAGTGGGACTGGTGTGGTGGGCAGCATAGCCCTCAGCCTTCCAGCTCTTGTTGCCCCCAAGGTCAGAGTCAGCAGCCTGGCCTCTCTGATATCTTCACAGGGAACCGGAGGGCTGTTGGGGTGGAGTCTGAAAGTCTCCATGGCTGTAGGGTGCTGGACAACTAAGACAGCTTTAGACACATTTCTTCATGATCTAAAGGGCTGGGACTGA